One stretch of Danio rerio strain Tuebingen ecotype United States chromosome 6, GRCz12tu, whole genome shotgun sequence DNA includes these proteins:
- the marf1 gene encoding meiosis regulator and mRNA stability factor 1 isoform X9, producing the protein MEVCKPVLELKDVPPPPVHSGVPQAHACPAPPHTPPGLSGVRVDPEKVWPNIPPPVPVCNGCGATGAPTDGLLGVHLGKPVQKYGPAESSTQESLPPIGVFWDIENCAVPSGRSAAAVVQRLRERFFQGHREAEFICVCDINKENKAVIQELNNCQVTVAHINATAKNAADDKLRQSLRRFAETHTAPATVIVVSSDVNFGSELSDLRHRHGFQVILLHKSQASPALLQHAHRCAAFEELVSGLPPGMQVRTQAVCGATRPATASPQSNTLLSAPGRPVEPPQRSRRRDSPGQLFQVSTPSAFSKLSLQRSFSPMMLSHSSWSSRSASPCPSSRSSPRSAPSPSGCADEPQPFSDGADLQVSNLDYRLPRTELQQSLRDAFARHGRVKSVDLSPHTDYQLKARVHMSSLQQAISAVSLLHRYKIGSKRIQVSLVTGASNKSLTCLSSEIISILQDAPANCLPLYKFTETYERKFGHKLAVGDLYRLPELVCVREQGGGRLVCLLSNTQIRQSPLGSSHTHTHDSSNTASPVLFEELEYHEPVCKRHSAQQDFSEADFDPDSYMIPFVLESLKVLAAHVHSLLQSHEGMLPLLSFPDCYAAEFSALSVAEEGQLEGSVPLEHLITCIPGVTIVTAQNGFKVIKWIHNKPPPPNADLWLQRSKSPVGNPQLIQFSREMVDLMRSQPSCLMPVSRFIPAYHHHFAKQCRVSDYGYTKLLELLEAVPHVLQILGLGSKRLLTLTHRAQVKRFTQDLLKLLKMQASKQVSLQGFGSAYHWCFSRDWQVVDYGMCDLMDLLSEIPDSTISVCQQDADVIISVPKRERSAEEAERTRQFGREVVDLLRHQPHFRMAFSRFIPTYHHHFGRQCKLSYYGFSKLMELFEAIPDILQVLECGEERLLVLTEVERVKALAAQLVKLLRAQRDSGLPVCRLLGEYSKTFGYCLRLQDYEASTLPALLHRLCHVVKVVDTSEGKEVQLINRKSLRALTSQLLALMMSLPEERSDVCVEELRCQYELSYGAPLNPCEYGFISLAELLKSLPYLLQLSEDEGGGNERVRLTRLYQFARRVRALLLTFHYSQLFLSEFSSAFSKHSGETLTHTHTHTHTQLF; encoded by the exons ATGGAGGTCTGTAAGCCGGTGCTGGAGCTGAAGGATGTTCCTCCTCCGCCGGTGCACAGTGGCGTGCCACAGGCACACGCGTGTCCCGCGCCCCCACACACACCTCCGGGCCTCAGT GGTGTACGAGTCGACCCGGAGAAGGTCTGGCCCAATATTCCTCCACCTGTCCCGGTGTGCAACGGCTGCGGTGCGACTGGAGCACCGACTGACGGGCTGCTGGGGGTCCACCTGGGCAAACCTGTGCAGAAATATG GTCCTGCAGAGAGCAGCACACAGGAGTCGCTGCCCCCCATTGGCGTGTTCTGGGACATCGAGAACTGTGCGGTTCCCAGCGGGCGCTCGGCGGCGGCGGTGGTGCAGAGGCTGCGGGAGCGCTTCTTCCAGGGCCACCGCGAGGCCGAGTTCATCTGCGTCTGCGACATCAACAAGGAGAACAAGGCCGTCATCCAGGAGCTCAACAACTGCCAG GTCACCGTGGCCCACATCAACGCCACTGCCAAAAACGCAGCAGACGACAAACTGCGGCAGAGTCTCCGGCGGTTTGCAGAGACGCACACCGCCCCCGCCACCGTCATCGTGGTGTCAT CGGATGTCAACTTCGGCAGTGAGCTGAGCGACCTGCGGCACCGGCACGGCTTCCAGGTGATTCTGCTGCACAAGAGCCAAGCGTCGCCGGCCCTGCTGCAACACGCCCACCGCTGCGCCGCCTTCGAGGAGCTGGTGTCCGGCCTGCCACCCGGCATGCAGGTCCGAACACAG GCTGTGTGTGGTGCGACCCGACCTGCCACTGCATCACCTCAGAGTAACACACTCCTGTCTGCACCCGGTAGACCAGTGGAGCCGCCTCAGCGCAGCCGAag GCGAGACTCTCCTGGGCAGCTGTTTCAGGTCAGCACTCCTTCAGCGTTCAGTAAGCTGAGTTTGCAGCGCAGCTTCAGTCCCATGATGCTCTCCCACAGCTCCTGGTCTTCACG GAGCGCGTCCCCCTGCCCGTCGAGCCGCTCTTCCCCCCGCAGCGCCCCGTCCCCCAGCGGCTGCGCAGACGAGCCTCAGCCCTTCTCTGATGGCGCAGACCTGCAGGTCAGCAATCTGGACTACCGGCTGCCCCGCACCGAGCTGCAGCAGAGCCTGCGGGACGCCTTCGCCAGACACGGCAGA GTGAAGAGCGTGGACCTCTCTCCACACACTGACTATCAGCTGAAGGCGCGTGTGCACATGAGCTCGCTCCAGCAGGCCATCAGCGCCGTCAGTCTGCTGCACCGCTACAAGATCGGCAGCAAGAGGATCCAGGTGTCACTGGTCACCGGAGCCAGCAACAAATCCCTCACCTGCCTCAG CTCTGAAATCATCAGCATTCTGCAGGACGCTCCGGCCAACTGTCTGCCGCTCTACAAGTTCACTGAGACCTATGAGAGGAA GTTTGGCCATAAGCTGGCGGTGGGCGATCTGTACCGGCTGCCGGAGCTGGTGTGTGTGCGCGAGCAGGGCGGCGGGCGGCTGGTGTGTTTGCTGTCCAACACTCAGATCCGGCAGAGTCCGCTGggttcctcacacacacacacacacgacagctCCAACACTGCCAGCCCGGTGCTGTTCGAGGAGCTGGAGTACCACGAGCCCGTCTGCAAACGCCACTCCGCTCAGCAGGACttcag TGAAGCTGACTTCGATCCGGACTCTTACATGATTCCGTTTGTTCTGGAGTCTCTGAAAGTTCTGGCCGCTCATGTGCACAGCTTACTGCAGTCTCACGAGGGCATGCTGCCACTGCTCAG tTTCCCAGACTGCTATGCTGCAGAGTTCAGTGCTCTGAGTGTGGCAGAGGAGGGTCAGCTGGAGGGCAGCGTCCCGCTCGAGCACCTCATCACCTGCATCCCCGGAGTGACTATAGTGACGGCCCAGAACGGCTTCAAGGTCATCAAGTGGATTCACAACAAACCCCCGCCTCCCAATGCag atcttTGGCTGCAGCGCAGTAAGAGTCCGGTCGGGAACCCGCAGCTGATCCAGTTCAGCCGGGAGATGGTGGACCTGATGAGGAGCCAGCCGTCCTGCCTGATGCCCGTCTCCAGGTTCATCCCGGCGTATCACCACCACTTCGCCAAGCAGTGCCGCGTGTCCGACTACGGCTACACCAAACTGCTGGAGCTGCTGGAGGCTGTTCCGCATGTGCTGCAG ATCCTGGGTTTAGGTTCCAAGCGTTTGCTGACGCTGACGCACCGCGCTCAAGTCAAGCGCTTCACTCAGGACCTGCTGAAGCTGCTGAAGATGCAGGCCAGTAAGCAGGTGTCGCTGCAGGGCTTCGGCTCGGCGTACCACTG gtgtttCTCCAGGGACTGGCAGGTGGTGGATTATGGGATGTGTGACCTGATGGACCTGCTGTCTGAGATCCCGGACTCCACCATCTCCGTGTGTCAGCAGGACGCAGACGTGATCATCTCGGTGCCGAAGCGAG AGCGGTCTGCAGAGGAAGCGGAGCGCACGCGTCAGTTTGGCCGGGAGGTGGTGGACCTACTGCGGCACCAGCCACACTTCCGCATGGCCTTCAGCCGCTTCATCCCCACATACCATCACCACTTCGGCCGGCAGTGCAAACTCTCCTACTACGGCTTCAGCAAACTGATGGAGCTGTTCGAGGCCATCCCCGACATCCTGCAG gtgctGGAGTGTGGTGAGGAGCGGCTGCTGGTGCTGACGGAGGTGGAGCGGGTGAAGGCTCTGGCTGCCCAGCTGGTGAAGCTGCTGCGGGCACAGAGAGACTCCGGGCTGCCCGTCTGCCGGCTGCTGGGCGAGTACAGCAAGACCTTCGGCTACTGTCTGCGGCTGCAGGACTATGAGGCCAGCACCCTGCCCGCGCTGCTGCACAGACTGTGCCATGTGGTGAAG GTGGTGGACACTTCCGAAGGGAAGGAGGTGCAGCTGATAAACAGGAAGTCTCTGCGCGCTCTGACCAGTCAGCTGCTGGCACTGATGATGTCACTTCCTGAGGAACGTAGTGATGTGTGTGTGGAGGAGCTGCGGTGCCAGTATGAGCTGAGCTACGGCGCGCCGCTGAACCCCTGCGAGTACGGCTTCATCTCTCTGGCGGAGCTGCTGAAGAGCCTGCCGTAcctgctgcag ctgtcAGAGGACGAGGGTGGTGGTAATGAGCGTGTGCGGCTCACCCGTCTCTACCAGTTCGCGCGGCGGGTTCGAGCGCTGCTGCTCACCTTCCACTACAGCCAGCTCTTCCTGTCAGAGTTCAGCAGCGCCTTCAGCAAACACAGCGGCGAGACGCT gacacacacacacacgcacacacacacgcagctcTTTTGA
- the marf1 gene encoding meiosis regulator and mRNA stability factor 1 isoform X6: MEVCKPVLELKDVPPPPVHSGVPQAHACPAPPHTPPGLSGVRVDPEKVWPNIPPPVPVCNGCGATGAPTDGLLGVHLGKPVQKYGPAESSTQESLPPIGVFWDIENCAVPSGRSAAAVVQRLRERFFQGHREAEFICVCDINKENKAVIQELNNCQVTVAHINATAKNAADDKLRQSLRRFAETHTAPATVIVVSSDVNFGSELSDLRHRHGFQVILLHKSQASPALLQHAHRCAAFEELVSGLPPGMQVRTQPSVSLLFVHRLPMHRDAKAVANRLQRLSNNCGGKVLGVSGGCAVLRFASAEAAERARKRMENEDVLGQRILVSHSRDGPDEGEELRPPTAAAAAALFMPVEKLRSPRRQRRASRSCHAPERPYSPRNAGHASSCSPVMKPLPQAVCGATRPATASPQSNTLLSAPGRPVEPPQRSRRRDSPGQLFQVSTPSAFSKLSLQRSFSPMMLSHSSWSSRSASPCPSSRSSPRSAPSPSGCADEPQPFSDGADLQVSNLDYRLPRTELQQSLRDAFARHGRVKSVDLSPHTDYQLKARVHMSSLQQAISAVSLLHRYKIGSKRIQVSLVTGASNKSLTCLSSEIISILQDAPANCLPLYKFTETYERKFGHKLAVGDLYRLPELVCVREQGGGRLVCLLSNTQIRQSPLGSSHTHTHDSSNTASPVLFEELEYHEPVCKRHSAQQDFSEADFDPDSYMIPFVLESLKVLAAHVHSLLQSHEGMLPLLSFPDCYAAEFSALSVAEEGQLEGSVPLEHLITCIPGVTIVTAQNGFKVIKWIHNKPPPPNADLWLQRSKSPVGNPQLIQFSREMVDLMRSQPSCLMPVSRFIPAYHHHFAKQCRVSDYGYTKLLELLEAVPHVLQILGLGSKRLLTLTHRAQVKRFTQDLLKLLKMQASKQVSLQGFGSAYHWCFSRDWQVVDYGMCDLMDLLSEIPDSTISVCQQDADVIISVPKRERSAEEAERTRQFGREVVDLLRHQPHFRMAFSRFIPTYHHHFGRQCKLSYYGFSKLMELFEAIPDILQVLECGEERLLVLTEVERVKALAAQLVKLLRAQRDSGLPVCRLLGEYSKTFGYCLRLQDYEASTLPALLHRLCHVVKVVDTSEGKEVQLINRKSLRALTSQLLALMMSLPEERSDVCVEELRCQYELSYGAPLNPCEYGFISLAELLKSLPYLLQLSEDEGGGNERVRLTRLYQFARRVRALLLTFHYSQLFLSEFSSAFSKHSGETLTHTHTHTHTQLF; encoded by the exons ATGGAGGTCTGTAAGCCGGTGCTGGAGCTGAAGGATGTTCCTCCTCCGCCGGTGCACAGTGGCGTGCCACAGGCACACGCGTGTCCCGCGCCCCCACACACACCTCCGGGCCTCAGT GGTGTACGAGTCGACCCGGAGAAGGTCTGGCCCAATATTCCTCCACCTGTCCCGGTGTGCAACGGCTGCGGTGCGACTGGAGCACCGACTGACGGGCTGCTGGGGGTCCACCTGGGCAAACCTGTGCAGAAATATG GTCCTGCAGAGAGCAGCACACAGGAGTCGCTGCCCCCCATTGGCGTGTTCTGGGACATCGAGAACTGTGCGGTTCCCAGCGGGCGCTCGGCGGCGGCGGTGGTGCAGAGGCTGCGGGAGCGCTTCTTCCAGGGCCACCGCGAGGCCGAGTTCATCTGCGTCTGCGACATCAACAAGGAGAACAAGGCCGTCATCCAGGAGCTCAACAACTGCCAG GTCACCGTGGCCCACATCAACGCCACTGCCAAAAACGCAGCAGACGACAAACTGCGGCAGAGTCTCCGGCGGTTTGCAGAGACGCACACCGCCCCCGCCACCGTCATCGTGGTGTCAT CGGATGTCAACTTCGGCAGTGAGCTGAGCGACCTGCGGCACCGGCACGGCTTCCAGGTGATTCTGCTGCACAAGAGCCAAGCGTCGCCGGCCCTGCTGCAACACGCCCACCGCTGCGCCGCCTTCGAGGAGCTGGTGTCCGGCCTGCCACCCGGCATGCAGGTCCGAACACAG CCCAGTGTCAGCCTTCTGTTTGTGCACCGCCTCCCCATGCACCGCGATGCCAAAGCGGTGGCCAACCGGCTGCAGCGCCTCTCCAATAACTGTGGAGGGAAAGTGCTGGGCGTGTCCGGTGGCTGTGCCGTGCTGCGATTCGCCAGCGCAGAGGCAGCAGAGCGCGCCCGCAAGCGCATGGAGAACGAGGACGTGCTGGGCCAGCGCATCCTGGTGTCGCACTCTCGGGACGGGCCGGATGAGGGAGAAGAGCTCCGCCCCCCCACTGCTGCCGCTGCCGCAGCTCTCTTCATGCCGGTGGAGAAGCTGCGCTCTCCTCGCCGCCAGCGCCGGGCGTCCCGCTCCTGCCACGCCCCCGAGCGCCCCTATAGCCCCAGGAATGCAGGCCACGCCTCCTCATGCAGCCCAGTGATGAAGCCCCTCCCCCAG GCTGTGTGTGGTGCGACCCGACCTGCCACTGCATCACCTCAGAGTAACACACTCCTGTCTGCACCCGGTAGACCAGTGGAGCCGCCTCAGCGCAGCCGAag GCGAGACTCTCCTGGGCAGCTGTTTCAGGTCAGCACTCCTTCAGCGTTCAGTAAGCTGAGTTTGCAGCGCAGCTTCAGTCCCATGATGCTCTCCCACAGCTCCTGGTCTTCACG GAGCGCGTCCCCCTGCCCGTCGAGCCGCTCTTCCCCCCGCAGCGCCCCGTCCCCCAGCGGCTGCGCAGACGAGCCTCAGCCCTTCTCTGATGGCGCAGACCTGCAGGTCAGCAATCTGGACTACCGGCTGCCCCGCACCGAGCTGCAGCAGAGCCTGCGGGACGCCTTCGCCAGACACGGCAGA GTGAAGAGCGTGGACCTCTCTCCACACACTGACTATCAGCTGAAGGCGCGTGTGCACATGAGCTCGCTCCAGCAGGCCATCAGCGCCGTCAGTCTGCTGCACCGCTACAAGATCGGCAGCAAGAGGATCCAGGTGTCACTGGTCACCGGAGCCAGCAACAAATCCCTCACCTGCCTCAG CTCTGAAATCATCAGCATTCTGCAGGACGCTCCGGCCAACTGTCTGCCGCTCTACAAGTTCACTGAGACCTATGAGAGGAA GTTTGGCCATAAGCTGGCGGTGGGCGATCTGTACCGGCTGCCGGAGCTGGTGTGTGTGCGCGAGCAGGGCGGCGGGCGGCTGGTGTGTTTGCTGTCCAACACTCAGATCCGGCAGAGTCCGCTGggttcctcacacacacacacacacgacagctCCAACACTGCCAGCCCGGTGCTGTTCGAGGAGCTGGAGTACCACGAGCCCGTCTGCAAACGCCACTCCGCTCAGCAGGACttcag TGAAGCTGACTTCGATCCGGACTCTTACATGATTCCGTTTGTTCTGGAGTCTCTGAAAGTTCTGGCCGCTCATGTGCACAGCTTACTGCAGTCTCACGAGGGCATGCTGCCACTGCTCAG tTTCCCAGACTGCTATGCTGCAGAGTTCAGTGCTCTGAGTGTGGCAGAGGAGGGTCAGCTGGAGGGCAGCGTCCCGCTCGAGCACCTCATCACCTGCATCCCCGGAGTGACTATAGTGACGGCCCAGAACGGCTTCAAGGTCATCAAGTGGATTCACAACAAACCCCCGCCTCCCAATGCag atcttTGGCTGCAGCGCAGTAAGAGTCCGGTCGGGAACCCGCAGCTGATCCAGTTCAGCCGGGAGATGGTGGACCTGATGAGGAGCCAGCCGTCCTGCCTGATGCCCGTCTCCAGGTTCATCCCGGCGTATCACCACCACTTCGCCAAGCAGTGCCGCGTGTCCGACTACGGCTACACCAAACTGCTGGAGCTGCTGGAGGCTGTTCCGCATGTGCTGCAG ATCCTGGGTTTAGGTTCCAAGCGTTTGCTGACGCTGACGCACCGCGCTCAAGTCAAGCGCTTCACTCAGGACCTGCTGAAGCTGCTGAAGATGCAGGCCAGTAAGCAGGTGTCGCTGCAGGGCTTCGGCTCGGCGTACCACTG gtgtttCTCCAGGGACTGGCAGGTGGTGGATTATGGGATGTGTGACCTGATGGACCTGCTGTCTGAGATCCCGGACTCCACCATCTCCGTGTGTCAGCAGGACGCAGACGTGATCATCTCGGTGCCGAAGCGAG AGCGGTCTGCAGAGGAAGCGGAGCGCACGCGTCAGTTTGGCCGGGAGGTGGTGGACCTACTGCGGCACCAGCCACACTTCCGCATGGCCTTCAGCCGCTTCATCCCCACATACCATCACCACTTCGGCCGGCAGTGCAAACTCTCCTACTACGGCTTCAGCAAACTGATGGAGCTGTTCGAGGCCATCCCCGACATCCTGCAG gtgctGGAGTGTGGTGAGGAGCGGCTGCTGGTGCTGACGGAGGTGGAGCGGGTGAAGGCTCTGGCTGCCCAGCTGGTGAAGCTGCTGCGGGCACAGAGAGACTCCGGGCTGCCCGTCTGCCGGCTGCTGGGCGAGTACAGCAAGACCTTCGGCTACTGTCTGCGGCTGCAGGACTATGAGGCCAGCACCCTGCCCGCGCTGCTGCACAGACTGTGCCATGTGGTGAAG GTGGTGGACACTTCCGAAGGGAAGGAGGTGCAGCTGATAAACAGGAAGTCTCTGCGCGCTCTGACCAGTCAGCTGCTGGCACTGATGATGTCACTTCCTGAGGAACGTAGTGATGTGTGTGTGGAGGAGCTGCGGTGCCAGTATGAGCTGAGCTACGGCGCGCCGCTGAACCCCTGCGAGTACGGCTTCATCTCTCTGGCGGAGCTGCTGAAGAGCCTGCCGTAcctgctgcag ctgtcAGAGGACGAGGGTGGTGGTAATGAGCGTGTGCGGCTCACCCGTCTCTACCAGTTCGCGCGGCGGGTTCGAGCGCTGCTGCTCACCTTCCACTACAGCCAGCTCTTCCTGTCAGAGTTCAGCAGCGCCTTCAGCAAACACAGCGGCGAGACGCT gacacacacacacacgcacacacacacgcagctcTTTTGA
- the marf1 gene encoding meiosis regulator and mRNA stability factor 1 isoform X10, translating to MQVRTQPSVSLLFVHRLPMHRDAKAVANRLQRLSNNCGGKVLGVSGGCAVLRFASAEAAERARKRMENEDVLGQRILVSHSRDGPDEGEELRPPTAAAAAALFMPVEKLRSPRRQRRASRSCHAPERPYSPRNAGHASSCSPVMKPLPQAVCGATRPATASPQSNTLLSAPGRPVEPPQRSRRRDSPGQLFQVSTPSAFSKLSLQRSFSPMMLSHSSWSSRSASPCPSSRSSPRSAPSPSGCADEPQPFSDGADLQVSNLDYRLPRTELQQSLRDAFARHGRVKSVDLSPHTDYQLKARVHMSSLQQAISAVSLLHRYKIGSKRIQVSLVTGASNKSLTCLSSEIISILQDAPANCLPLYKFTETYERKFGHKLAVGDLYRLPELVCVREQGGGRLVCLLSNTQIRQSPLGSSHTHTHDSSNTASPVLFEELEYHEPVCKRHSAQQDFSEADFDPDSYMIPFVLESLKVLAAHVHSLLQSHEGMLPLLSFPDCYAAEFSALSVAEEGQLEGSVPLEHLITCIPGVTIVTAQNGFKVIKWIHNKPPPPNADLWLQRSKSPVGNPQLIQFSREMVDLMRSQPSCLMPVSRFIPAYHHHFAKQCRVSDYGYTKLLELLEAVPHVLQILGLGSKRLLTLTHRAQVKRFTQDLLKLLKMQASKQVSLQGFGSAYHWCFSRDWQVVDYGMCDLMDLLSEIPDSTISVCQQDADVIISVPKRERSAEEAERTRQFGREVVDLLRHQPHFRMAFSRFIPTYHHHFGRQCKLSYYGFSKLMELFEAIPDILQVLECGEERLLVLTEVERVKALAAQLVKLLRAQRDSGLPVCRLLGEYSKTFGYCLRLQDYEASTLPALLHRLCHVVKVVDTSEGKEVQLINRKSLRALTSQLLALMMSLPEERSDVCVEELRCQYELSYGAPLNPCEYGFISLAELLKSLPYLLQLSEDEGGGNERVRLTRLYQFARRVRALLLTFHYSQLFLSEFSSAFSKHSGETLTHTHTHTHTQLF from the exons ATGCAGGTCCGAACACAG CCCAGTGTCAGCCTTCTGTTTGTGCACCGCCTCCCCATGCACCGCGATGCCAAAGCGGTGGCCAACCGGCTGCAGCGCCTCTCCAATAACTGTGGAGGGAAAGTGCTGGGCGTGTCCGGTGGCTGTGCCGTGCTGCGATTCGCCAGCGCAGAGGCAGCAGAGCGCGCCCGCAAGCGCATGGAGAACGAGGACGTGCTGGGCCAGCGCATCCTGGTGTCGCACTCTCGGGACGGGCCGGATGAGGGAGAAGAGCTCCGCCCCCCCACTGCTGCCGCTGCCGCAGCTCTCTTCATGCCGGTGGAGAAGCTGCGCTCTCCTCGCCGCCAGCGCCGGGCGTCCCGCTCCTGCCACGCCCCCGAGCGCCCCTATAGCCCCAGGAATGCAGGCCACGCCTCCTCATGCAGCCCAGTGATGAAGCCCCTCCCCCAG GCTGTGTGTGGTGCGACCCGACCTGCCACTGCATCACCTCAGAGTAACACACTCCTGTCTGCACCCGGTAGACCAGTGGAGCCGCCTCAGCGCAGCCGAag GCGAGACTCTCCTGGGCAGCTGTTTCAGGTCAGCACTCCTTCAGCGTTCAGTAAGCTGAGTTTGCAGCGCAGCTTCAGTCCCATGATGCTCTCCCACAGCTCCTGGTCTTCACG GAGCGCGTCCCCCTGCCCGTCGAGCCGCTCTTCCCCCCGCAGCGCCCCGTCCCCCAGCGGCTGCGCAGACGAGCCTCAGCCCTTCTCTGATGGCGCAGACCTGCAGGTCAGCAATCTGGACTACCGGCTGCCCCGCACCGAGCTGCAGCAGAGCCTGCGGGACGCCTTCGCCAGACACGGCAGA GTGAAGAGCGTGGACCTCTCTCCACACACTGACTATCAGCTGAAGGCGCGTGTGCACATGAGCTCGCTCCAGCAGGCCATCAGCGCCGTCAGTCTGCTGCACCGCTACAAGATCGGCAGCAAGAGGATCCAGGTGTCACTGGTCACCGGAGCCAGCAACAAATCCCTCACCTGCCTCAG CTCTGAAATCATCAGCATTCTGCAGGACGCTCCGGCCAACTGTCTGCCGCTCTACAAGTTCACTGAGACCTATGAGAGGAA GTTTGGCCATAAGCTGGCGGTGGGCGATCTGTACCGGCTGCCGGAGCTGGTGTGTGTGCGCGAGCAGGGCGGCGGGCGGCTGGTGTGTTTGCTGTCCAACACTCAGATCCGGCAGAGTCCGCTGggttcctcacacacacacacacacgacagctCCAACACTGCCAGCCCGGTGCTGTTCGAGGAGCTGGAGTACCACGAGCCCGTCTGCAAACGCCACTCCGCTCAGCAGGACttcag TGAAGCTGACTTCGATCCGGACTCTTACATGATTCCGTTTGTTCTGGAGTCTCTGAAAGTTCTGGCCGCTCATGTGCACAGCTTACTGCAGTCTCACGAGGGCATGCTGCCACTGCTCAG tTTCCCAGACTGCTATGCTGCAGAGTTCAGTGCTCTGAGTGTGGCAGAGGAGGGTCAGCTGGAGGGCAGCGTCCCGCTCGAGCACCTCATCACCTGCATCCCCGGAGTGACTATAGTGACGGCCCAGAACGGCTTCAAGGTCATCAAGTGGATTCACAACAAACCCCCGCCTCCCAATGCag atcttTGGCTGCAGCGCAGTAAGAGTCCGGTCGGGAACCCGCAGCTGATCCAGTTCAGCCGGGAGATGGTGGACCTGATGAGGAGCCAGCCGTCCTGCCTGATGCCCGTCTCCAGGTTCATCCCGGCGTATCACCACCACTTCGCCAAGCAGTGCCGCGTGTCCGACTACGGCTACACCAAACTGCTGGAGCTGCTGGAGGCTGTTCCGCATGTGCTGCAG ATCCTGGGTTTAGGTTCCAAGCGTTTGCTGACGCTGACGCACCGCGCTCAAGTCAAGCGCTTCACTCAGGACCTGCTGAAGCTGCTGAAGATGCAGGCCAGTAAGCAGGTGTCGCTGCAGGGCTTCGGCTCGGCGTACCACTG gtgtttCTCCAGGGACTGGCAGGTGGTGGATTATGGGATGTGTGACCTGATGGACCTGCTGTCTGAGATCCCGGACTCCACCATCTCCGTGTGTCAGCAGGACGCAGACGTGATCATCTCGGTGCCGAAGCGAG AGCGGTCTGCAGAGGAAGCGGAGCGCACGCGTCAGTTTGGCCGGGAGGTGGTGGACCTACTGCGGCACCAGCCACACTTCCGCATGGCCTTCAGCCGCTTCATCCCCACATACCATCACCACTTCGGCCGGCAGTGCAAACTCTCCTACTACGGCTTCAGCAAACTGATGGAGCTGTTCGAGGCCATCCCCGACATCCTGCAG gtgctGGAGTGTGGTGAGGAGCGGCTGCTGGTGCTGACGGAGGTGGAGCGGGTGAAGGCTCTGGCTGCCCAGCTGGTGAAGCTGCTGCGGGCACAGAGAGACTCCGGGCTGCCCGTCTGCCGGCTGCTGGGCGAGTACAGCAAGACCTTCGGCTACTGTCTGCGGCTGCAGGACTATGAGGCCAGCACCCTGCCCGCGCTGCTGCACAGACTGTGCCATGTGGTGAAG GTGGTGGACACTTCCGAAGGGAAGGAGGTGCAGCTGATAAACAGGAAGTCTCTGCGCGCTCTGACCAGTCAGCTGCTGGCACTGATGATGTCACTTCCTGAGGAACGTAGTGATGTGTGTGTGGAGGAGCTGCGGTGCCAGTATGAGCTGAGCTACGGCGCGCCGCTGAACCCCTGCGAGTACGGCTTCATCTCTCTGGCGGAGCTGCTGAAGAGCCTGCCGTAcctgctgcag ctgtcAGAGGACGAGGGTGGTGGTAATGAGCGTGTGCGGCTCACCCGTCTCTACCAGTTCGCGCGGCGGGTTCGAGCGCTGCTGCTCACCTTCCACTACAGCCAGCTCTTCCTGTCAGAGTTCAGCAGCGCCTTCAGCAAACACAGCGGCGAGACGCT gacacacacacacacgcacacacacacgcagctcTTTTGA